The proteins below come from a single Triticum aestivum cultivar Chinese Spring chromosome 5D, IWGSC CS RefSeq v2.1, whole genome shotgun sequence genomic window:
- the LOC123122161 gene encoding PTI1-like tyrosine-protein kinase 3, which yields MRRWFCCSQFHASYREHEHEFPSSPDEKEGNGFDSKSDPTKTPPPIEIPELSLDELKEKTDNFGSKALIGEGSYGRVYYAILDSGKHLAVKKLDTSADPEPDNEFLTQLSIVSRLKHENFVEMLGYCVEGNQRLVAYEFATMGSLHDILHGRKGVPGAQPGPALDWMQRVKIAIDAAKGLAYLHEKVQPSIVHRDIRSSNVLLFEDYRAKVADFNLSNQSPDMAARLHSTRVLGTFGYHAPEYAMTGQLTQKSDVYSFGVVLLELLTGRKPVDHTMPRGQQSLVTWATPRLTEDTVKQCIDPRLKGECPPKGVAKLAAVAALCVQYESEFRPSMSIVVKALSPLLQQKPQAPPAAAPNTTTSDA from the exons ATGCGTCGGTGGTTTTGTTGCAGCCAGTTTCATGCTTCATATCGTGAACATGAACATGAATTTCCTTCCAGCCCGGATGAGAAAGAAG GAAATGGTTTTGATTCCAAAAGTGATCCAACAAAAACACCTCCTCCCATTGAAATACCTGAATTGTCACTTGATGAACTGAAAGAAAAGACCGACAACTTTGGGTCAAAAGCTTTGATCGGTGAAGGATCGTACGGGAGAGTGTATTATGCTATTCTAGACAGCGGGAAACATCTTGCTGTTAAAAAGCTTGATACCTCAGCAGACCCTGAGCCTGATAACGAATTTCTGACACAG CTCTCGATTGTGTCGagattaaagcatgaaaattttgTGGAAATGCTTGGCTACTGTGTGGAAGGAAATCAACGTCTGGTGGCCTATGAATTTGCTACGATGGGTTCTCTACATGATATTTTGCATG GAAGAAAAGGTGTCCCTGGTGCACAGCCTGGCCCAGCACTTGACTGGATGCAGCGAGTCAAAATTGCTATAGATGCTGCTAAAGGGCTAGCATATCTTCATGAGAAGGTTCAACCTTCGATAGTCCATCGGGACATACGGTCTAGCAATGTACTTCTATTTGAGGACTACAGAGCGAAAGTTGCAGATTTTAATCTTTCAAACCAgtctcctgatatggctgctcgtTTGCATTCCACCCGTGTCCTTGGAACCTTCGGCTATCATGCTCCTGA GTATGCCATGACTGGCCAGCTAACTCAGAAAAGTGATGTATATAGCTTTGGAGTTGTTCTTTTAGAGCTTCTAACAGGAAGGAAACCAGTAGATCATACAATGCCTAGAGGCCAGCAGAGTCTGGTTACATGG GCGACACCTCGCTTGACTGAGGATACAGTGAAACAATGTATCGACCCAAGGTTGAAGGGCGAGTGTCCCCCAAAAGGCGTTGCCAAG CTTGCGGCAGTGGCAGCCCTCTGCGTGCAGTACGAATCGGAGTTCAGACCCAGCATGAGCATCGTCGTCAAGGCGCTCTCGCCCCTTCTTCAGCAGAAACCTCAAGCTCCACCGGCCGCTGCTCCTAACACAACGACTTCAGATGCCTGA
- the LOC123122160 gene encoding U11/U12 small nuclear ribonucleoprotein 35 kDa protein, which yields MRVGVGGSAGVVFYADKYHPIQAGSIDGTDVAPHDNAVLRALLCSTAGLYDPFGDPKAAGDPYCTVFVGHLSRLTDDDTVRKAMGRYGKVKSMRLVRDIVTGASRGYAFVEYETDKEMHRAYEDAHHSIIDGSEVIVDYYRQQLMPGWIPRRLGGGLGGKKESGQLRFGGRERPFRAPLRPIPHDELKKLGIPPPPEGRYMTRFEVPPPPRRKGGNVDREESPPPRRISKDRADGTYRRQRSPTEDEGSPRRRKSSHDHREDTQRRIRSSREASTYSRQRSPTGDGGDHHKQKSHREQGDISSYDRHVSPAEDDGGHHRKRRRSREPGDIRRSHSGRRSPTEDDAGRRKRRKSREPGDSSRHSRHRSPAEDNNSGHRKQRRSREPGEVSPGTEDGSVRRGGTSTEACPSPRRRSHREQR from the exons atgAGGGTCGGCGTCGGCGGGAGCGCGGGCGTGGTGTTCTACGCGGACAAGTACCACCCGATCCAGGCGGGCAGCATCGACGGCACGGACGTCGCCCCCCACGACAACGCCGTCCTCCGCGCCCTCCTCTGCTCCACCGCCGGCCTCT ATGATCCGTTCGGGGACCCCAAGGCCGCCGGCGACCCCTACTGCACGGTCTTCGTCGGGCACCTCTCCCGCCTCACCGACGACGACACGGTCCGGAAG GCCATGGGCAGGTACGGGAAAGTGAAGAGCATGCGGCTGGTGCGGGATATTG TTACTGGTGCTTCCCGCGGTTATGCGTTTGTAGAGTATGAAACAGACAAAGAGATGCACCGTGCCTATGAG GATGCACACCATTCCATTATTGATGGCAGTGAAGTGATCGTAGACTACTATAGGCAGCAACTTATGCCTGGATGGATACCAAGGAGGCTAG GAGGAGGACTTGGAGGAAAGAAGGAGTCTGGCCAGCTTCGATTTGGAGGTCGAGAGAGGCCATTTCGTGCTCCCTT GCGGCCTATTCCTCATGATGAACTCAAAAAGCTCGGGATCCCACCGCCGCCTGAGGGGCGGTATATGACACGTTTTGAG GTTCCCCCACCACCTAGACGAAAAGGAGGCAATGTTGACAGGGAAGAGTCGCCACCTCCTAGGAGAATATCCAAGGACAGGGCTGATGGCACCTACAGAAGGCAGAGAAGTCCAACTGAAGACGAAGGCAGCCCGCGCAGGCGCAAAAGTAGCCATGACCACAGGGAAGATACGCAAAGGAGGATAAGGTCATCTAGGGAGGCAAGCACCTACAGCAGGCAGAGAAGCCCAACTGGAGACGGCGGCGACCATCACAAGCAAAAAAGCCACCGAGAGCAGGGCGATATCAGCAGCTATGATAGGCATGTAAGCCCAGCCGAAGACGACGGCGGTCATCACCGCAAGCGAAGAAGAAGCCGAGAGCCTGGGGATATCAGGAGGAGCCACAGTGGGCGGAGAAGCCCAACTGAAGACGACGCAGGTCGCCGCAAGCGAAGAAAAAGCCGAGAGCCTGGAGATAGCAGCAGACACAGCAGGCACAGAAGCCCAGCTGAAGACAACAACAGCGGTCATCGCAAGCAGAGGAGGAGCCGAGAGCCAGGAGAGGTGTCGCCTGGCACGGAGGATGGCAGTGTCAGAAGAGGAGGAACCTCCACCGAGGCCTGCCCCAGCCCGCGTCGACGATCTCATCGGGAGCAGAGGTAG